From a single Pasteurella atlantica genomic region:
- a CDS encoding sterol desaturase family protein — protein sequence MDIIQSYFLNPNQRVYWLYLVSTLCLILIYGIFVYFVSGKIIVKKCKLNTYWCHPSAILDYIYFILNTLIKVFILAPLLISAKEIAMWVLKGLLYLKPDMMYSIHLPNIVIIAIYSLSLFIVSDFTRYWLHRFLHTIPLLWAFHKVHHSCEVLNPISFYRIHPVENLLFGIRYSLSTGLVTGICLWLFGAKLGVWTILGCNAFIFIFLLLGANLRHSHIYFYYPKWIERFFISPAQHQLHHTAKFSNKNYGGYLGIWDFIFGSWQSAAEIEKPQKYGFPEKMAQPYRTLGGLLYQPFLDILKMRKKQ from the coding sequence ATGGATATTATTCAAAGCTATTTTTTAAATCCAAATCAACGAGTGTACTGGCTATATTTAGTCAGCACACTTTGTTTGATCTTGATTTATGGTATCTTTGTTTATTTTGTAAGCGGTAAGATTATTGTAAAAAAATGCAAATTAAACACTTACTGGTGTCACCCAAGTGCTATTTTGGATTATATTTATTTCATCTTAAATACCTTGATTAAAGTCTTTATTTTGGCACCACTTTTAATTTCAGCAAAAGAAATCGCGATGTGGGTTTTAAAGGGATTACTTTATCTCAAACCTGATATGATGTATTCCATTCATTTACCTAATATTGTCATTATTGCGATTTATTCATTAAGTCTTTTTATCGTCAGTGATTTTACTCGCTACTGGTTACACCGATTTTTACATACCATTCCACTATTATGGGCATTTCATAAAGTACACCATAGCTGTGAAGTTTTAAATCCAATTTCGTTTTATCGTATTCATCCTGTTGAAAACCTATTGTTTGGCATTCGCTATTCACTTTCAACAGGTTTAGTGACGGGGATTTGCCTATGGCTATTTGGTGCAAAACTAGGTGTTTGGACAATTTTAGGTTGTAATGCTTTTATTTTTATTTTCTTACTATTGGGAGCAAATCTTCGACATTCACATATCTATTTTTATTATCCAAAATGGATAGAACGTTTTTTTATTTCACCAGCACAACATCAGCTACACCATACCGCTAAATTTTCAAATAAAAATTACGGGGGATATTTAGGAATTTGGGATTTTATTTTTGGTTCGTGGCAAAGTGCAGCTGAAATAGAAAAACCTCAAAAATATGGTTTTCCTGAAAAAATGGCACAACCATATAGAACACTTGGAGGGTTACTTTATCAACCTTTTCTCGATATTTTAAAGATGAGGAAAAAACAATGA
- a CDS encoding TatD family hydrolase — protein MSDVFIIDSHCHLNSLDYETRHKDVDEVLENAKKCGVQHVISVCTTLSDFEEMKALTSHRDDVSLSCGMHPLNIDDEPFEIQRLIQLASDPKVVAIGETGLDYHYTPETRHLQLSIFEQHIDVANQLLKPLIIHTRSAREDTMSLLESRYAEKCGGVLHCFTEDYAMAKRALDIGFYISISGIITFKNAEELRDVVRKLPLDRLLIETDSPYLAPVPYRGKPNQPAYVREVCEYIATLKGISVAELAGITTENVQKLFKI, from the coding sequence ATGAGTGACGTATTTATTATAGACTCCCACTGCCATTTAAATTCACTAGATTATGAAACTCGTCATAAAGATGTTGATGAGGTACTTGAAAATGCGAAAAAATGTGGCGTGCAACACGTGATTTCAGTATGCACGACATTGAGTGATTTTGAAGAGATGAAAGCCTTAACTTCTCATCGTGATGATGTGTCGTTATCTTGTGGAATGCATCCCCTGAATATTGATGATGAACCTTTCGAGATACAAAGATTAATACAACTTGCTAGTGATCCCAAAGTGGTGGCAATTGGTGAAACTGGCTTAGATTATCATTACACCCCAGAAACTCGTCATTTACAGTTATCTATTTTTGAACAACATATTGATGTTGCTAATCAGTTATTAAAACCCTTGATTATTCATACTCGTTCTGCACGTGAAGATACAATGAGTTTATTAGAAAGTCGCTATGCTGAAAAATGTGGAGGTGTATTACACTGTTTTACGGAAGATTATGCAATGGCAAAGCGAGCATTAGATATCGGCTTTTATATTTCAATTTCAGGTATTATTACCTTTAAAAATGCTGAAGAATTGCGAGATGTAGTGAGAAAATTACCTCTAGATCGTCTGCTTATTGAAACGGATTCTCCTTATCTTGCTCCAGTTCCTTATCGAGGAAAACCTAATCAACCCGCTTATGTTCGAGAAGTTTGTGAGTACATTGCAACATTAAAAGGTATTTCAGTAGCAGAACTTGCTGGCATTACCACAGAAAATGTGCAAAAATTATTTAAAATCTAA
- a CDS encoding imelysin family protein — translation MLKKTTLAITIALATSLTTIPTIAQAESSQQVIVNQNANAFLDGYAKMAEQLYTKSYQDAIELQKVIKAFVKNPTEKTLQDTKDAWLKSRDSYGVTEAFRLSNGPIDAEEGWIADAYGNLEGQINAWPLDENMIDYTVDAEGKMTKGNIIDSKGAFTPADGGEKPTPVNVDKITVTTITDLNENGGEANVASGWHAIEFLLWGQDQDYQNMVVDNVTKGPMTAGQRPITDFTTDEFAQRRLDYLVAAADKLVADIDLVKSAWVEKVKGQDGLYRAALLGKLTGKDADKNIDQKEALKQIFAGMGMFIKSELANERIAVAVLTPSEEDEHSCFSDNTHKDIEDNYLGFKYLLTGKIDNKQVGFNLLSQVSTDERKDIEMLIAKIEERIAKINELAKTKMHFDYQIHPENKEEAKNIVRLKNDLRKLGDKMILVAKAMGVSLTAEDVTDSEETKL, via the coding sequence ATGTTAAAAAAAACAACTCTTGCAATTACTATTGCTTTAGCAACTTCATTAACAACTATCCCAACTATTGCTCAAGCAGAATCTTCTCAACAAGTAATTGTTAATCAAAATGCGAACGCTTTCTTAGATGGCTATGCAAAAATGGCTGAGCAGCTTTACACAAAAAGTTATCAAGATGCGATTGAATTACAAAAAGTGATCAAAGCATTTGTTAAAAATCCAACGGAAAAAACATTACAAGATACTAAAGATGCGTGGCTTAAATCTCGTGATAGCTATGGTGTCACTGAGGCTTTCCGTTTATCAAATGGTCCTATCGATGCAGAAGAAGGCTGGATTGCAGATGCTTATGGTAACCTTGAAGGTCAGATCAATGCGTGGCCACTAGATGAAAATATGATCGACTACACTGTGGATGCAGAAGGTAAAATGACCAAAGGAAACATTATTGATTCTAAAGGTGCATTTACTCCAGCAGATGGTGGTGAAAAGCCAACACCTGTAAATGTTGATAAAATTACTGTTACAACTATTACAGACTTAAATGAAAATGGTGGTGAAGCAAACGTTGCATCTGGATGGCACGCTATTGAGTTCCTATTATGGGGACAAGATCAAGACTATCAGAATATGGTTGTTGATAATGTGACTAAAGGTCCTATGACAGCAGGGCAACGTCCAATTACTGACTTTACTACAGATGAATTTGCACAACGTCGTTTAGACTACCTTGTTGCTGCTGCTGACAAATTAGTTGCTGATATTGATTTAGTAAAAAGTGCTTGGGTTGAAAAAGTAAAAGGTCAAGATGGCTTATATCGTGCAGCTTTATTAGGAAAATTAACAGGTAAAGATGCAGATAAAAACATCGATCAAAAAGAAGCATTAAAACAAATTTTTGCTGGTATGGGTATGTTTATTAAATCTGAATTAGCGAATGAGCGTATTGCGGTTGCTGTATTAACGCCTTCTGAAGAAGATGAGCATTCTTGTTTTTCTGATAATACTCACAAAGATATTGAAGATAACTATTTAGGTTTCAAATATCTATTAACAGGTAAAATCGATAATAAACAAGTTGGTTTTAATCTATTAAGCCAAGTGTCAACGGATGAGCGTAAAGACATTGAAATGCTAATTGCTAAAATTGAAGAACGTATTGCTAAAATTAATGAATTAGCGAAAACTAAAATGCACTTTGATTACCAAATTCATCCAGAAAATAAAGAAGAAGCGAAAAATATTGTTCGCTTGAAAAATGACCTACGTAAACTCGGTGATAAAATGATCTTAGTTGCAAAAGCAATGGGTGTTTCTTTAACTGCTGAAGATGTAACAGATTCAGAAGAAACTAAACTATAA
- a CDS encoding di-heme oxidoredictase family protein — protein MSLHHYNFLSLIIAINIGLPNFGFAEHSTSIDPELLNPIVSQKKEKDPERWFETKNSRNTFPLKHQINGLDYDEEDLFTIGRSFFTIPWVAAPSATTARDGLGPLFSANTCVSCHGKRNFGYIKNEQGHINRALAFKFVNLSKTYDFNQTFKAQYTDPIYGGQLSINGNSGAPFEAKPQIEFETRVEQFDDGTKVTLQKPIATIYNENYGKLAPQTHISLRMAPMLAGMGLIEALTDEQIIANEDPNDRDNDGISGRVNWVYHPYTHQKMVGRFGLKAQAPTLAVQTADAAAHDMGLTNRFFPKENCMKAQTECLNAPIGRPSPEGLLDLPDLRLKGIAFYVAHLKAPKQRPKDQFVEGYKLFNDLGCISCHKENWTTPSGIAFSPFSDFLIHDMGEGLADKRNEYTAQGVEWRTQPLWGLGIKLRAKLGLLHDGRAKTIEQAVFWHDGEAKEVKKRFKALPKEQRQQLIEFLENL, from the coding sequence ATGTCTTTACATCACTATAATTTTTTATCTTTAATTATTGCAATCAATATTGGATTGCCAAATTTTGGTTTTGCTGAGCATTCAACCAGTATTGATCCTGAATTATTAAATCCTATTGTAAGTCAAAAAAAAGAAAAAGATCCTGAGCGTTGGTTTGAAACTAAAAATTCACGAAATACTTTTCCGTTAAAACATCAAATTAATGGATTAGATTATGATGAAGAAGATCTTTTTACAATAGGGCGTTCTTTTTTTACAATTCCTTGGGTGGCTGCACCAAGTGCTACAACAGCACGAGATGGTTTAGGTCCTTTGTTTAGTGCCAATACTTGTGTAAGCTGTCACGGTAAACGTAACTTTGGGTATATTAAAAATGAACAAGGTCATATTAACCGTGCTTTAGCATTTAAATTTGTTAATTTATCAAAAACATATGATTTTAATCAAACTTTTAAAGCACAATATACCGATCCTATTTATGGTGGGCAACTTTCTATTAATGGTAATTCAGGTGCACCTTTTGAAGCTAAGCCTCAGATTGAATTTGAAACAAGGGTTGAGCAATTTGATGATGGAACAAAAGTAACGTTGCAAAAACCGATTGCTACTATTTATAATGAAAATTATGGCAAACTCGCCCCTCAAACACATATTAGTTTACGAATGGCACCAATGCTTGCAGGGATGGGATTAATTGAAGCGCTTACTGATGAACAAATCATTGCCAATGAAGATCCTAATGATCGTGATAATGATGGCATATCTGGTCGAGTAAATTGGGTTTATCATCCTTATACACATCAAAAAATGGTTGGTCGCTTTGGTTTAAAAGCTCAAGCTCCAACCCTTGCTGTACAAACAGCAGATGCAGCAGCCCACGATATGGGATTAACAAATCGTTTCTTCCCAAAAGAAAATTGTATGAAGGCACAAACAGAGTGCTTAAATGCACCAATCGGACGTCCATCTCCTGAAGGATTATTAGACTTACCCGATTTACGTTTAAAAGGGATTGCGTTTTATGTCGCTCATTTAAAAGCACCGAAACAACGACCAAAAGACCAGTTTGTAGAAGGTTATAAATTATTTAATGATTTAGGTTGTATCTCTTGCCATAAAGAAAATTGGACAACACCTTCTGGCATCGCATTTTCACCTTTTAGTGATTTTCTAATTCACGATATGGGAGAGGGATTAGCAGATAAACGTAATGAATATACTGCACAAGGTGTTGAATGGCGAACCCAACCATTATGGGGATTAGGCATTAAACTAAGAGCAAAATTAGGACTGCTTCACGATGGACGAGCCAAAACGATTGAACAAGCGGTATTCTGGCACGATGGTGAAGCGAAAGAAGTGAAAAAGCGATTTAAAGCCTTACCAAAAGAACAACGTCAACAACTTATTGAATTTTTGGAGAATTTATAA
- a CDS encoding imelysin family protein, which yields MKNYVKKSIGMLLFCIPSLVFANNVEKETAILSSIYDNVIVKDTRNAKQSCDLFLTDLTKNQSQDRYQQDFKRLILNWKKVEANYIAADMNADLIDLPTYLDIFHLGNEEISKSILRLLEGNQDPQIALFKNSYKSFTALETVLYTKGEWTERRTQFANIMVDTICERLSEIDEFYTTNKAQFIKDPNNAIKMLIDVMADRVFKLKDWRLGDPAGVTSKYKGNPEPMRAEYPLSQLSIEAAKAIIDAQQSLIGKQKFDNFATLLRLRGLDKGVTTAQHHLTKISNQLAKLNNFNAQDIKPIMLDLAHLYFTYYTTILEQLPIEGKILEADGD from the coding sequence ATGAAAAATTATGTAAAAAAAAGTATCGGAATGTTGCTTTTCTGTATTCCAAGTCTTGTTTTTGCAAATAATGTAGAAAAAGAGACCGCTATATTAAGCTCAATTTATGATAATGTGATTGTAAAAGATACCCGTAATGCAAAACAATCTTGCGATCTTTTCTTAACGGATTTAACCAAAAATCAATCCCAAGATCGTTATCAACAAGATTTTAAACGTCTTATTTTAAACTGGAAAAAAGTAGAAGCTAATTACATTGCGGCAGATATGAATGCTGATTTAATTGATCTACCTACTTATTTAGATATTTTCCACTTAGGTAATGAAGAAATTTCAAAGAGTATTTTACGCCTATTAGAAGGAAATCAAGATCCACAAATAGCTCTTTTTAAAAATTCGTATAAATCGTTTACTGCCCTAGAAACTGTTTTATATACCAAAGGTGAATGGACAGAAAGACGCACACAATTCGCAAACATAATGGTGGATACAATTTGTGAGCGTCTCTCTGAAATTGATGAATTCTACACCACCAATAAAGCTCAGTTTATAAAAGATCCTAATAACGCAATTAAAATGTTGATTGATGTAATGGCAGATCGTGTATTTAAACTTAAAGATTGGCGATTAGGTGATCCTGCGGGAGTTACCAGTAAATATAAAGGTAATCCTGAACCGATGCGTGCAGAATATCCTTTAAGTCAGCTCAGTATCGAAGCAGCAAAAGCAATTATTGATGCTCAGCAATCTTTAATCGGTAAACAAAAATTTGATAATTTTGCAACACTGTTACGCTTAAGAGGGTTAGATAAAGGGGTAACGACTGCTCAACATCATTTAACAAAGATCAGTAATCAATTAGCAAAATTAAATAATTTTAATGCTCAAGATATTAAACCAATAATGCTAGATTTAGCACATTTATATTTTACCTACTACACAACTATTTTAGAACAGCTTCCTATTGAAGGTAAAATTTTAGAAGCTGATGGAGATTAA
- a CDS encoding DUF1523 family protein: protein MRAIFKYFFILVTLSLHIVLVGSINYAFPSYEETIVTGMEAKRVDKDGPISKSNPADGQIRDAYFIFTENPDTKKIMVYRNEDTGWGLPFYFKFNSADVQAKAQAYANDKQLVQVKYYGWRINMLSEFRNIISIKPLAEAEKVPRPIFSYILYVLLLLTFFISVQMIRGWFDSEK, encoded by the coding sequence ATGAGAGCAATATTTAAATATTTCTTTATTTTAGTGACACTATCTTTGCATATTGTGTTAGTCGGTAGTATAAACTATGCTTTTCCTAGTTATGAGGAAACCATTGTGACTGGAATGGAAGCAAAACGTGTCGATAAAGATGGTCCAATTAGCAAATCAAATCCTGCTGATGGACAAATTCGAGATGCCTATTTTATTTTTACAGAAAATCCTGATACAAAAAAAATTATGGTTTATCGTAATGAAGATACGGGTTGGGGACTACCTTTTTACTTCAAATTTAATTCTGCTGATGTACAGGCTAAAGCACAAGCTTATGCAAATGATAAACAGCTTGTACAAGTAAAATATTATGGTTGGAGAATTAATATGTTAAGTGAATTTAGAAATATTATTTCCATTAAACCATTAGCAGAAGCTGAAAAAGTGCCTCGTCCAATATTTAGTTATATTTTATATGTATTGTTGTTACTTACTTTCTTCATATCAGTACAAATGATAAGAGGTTGGTTTGATAGCGAAAAATAG
- the lpdA gene encoding dihydrolipoyl dehydrogenase — protein sequence MSKEIKTQVVVLGAGPAGYSAAFRCADLGLETVIVERYSTLGGVCLNVGCIPSKALLHVAKVIEEAKHIERNGITFGEPKIDLDKVREGKENVVSKLTGGLAGMAKARKVTIVEGLASFTDPNTLVARDRKGNATTVKFDNAIIAAGSRPIQLPFIPHEDPRVWDSTDALKLKEVPKRLLIMGGGIIGLEMGTVYQSLGSEVDVVEMFDQVIPAADKDIVQIYTKQVEKKFKLMLETKVTAVEAKDDGIYVTMEGKACNDTKRYDAVLVAIGRTPNGKLIDAGKAGVEVDERGFINVDKQLRTNVPHIFAIGDIVGQPMLAHKGVHEGHVAAEVIAGKKHYFDPKVIPSIAYTEPEVAWVGKTEKECRQEGLNFEVAKFPWAASGRAIASECSEGMTKLIFDKDTHQVLGGAIVGANGGELLGEIGLAIEMACDAEDLALTIHAHPTLHESVGLAAEVFEGSITDLPNPKAKKK from the coding sequence ATGAGTAAAGAAATTAAAACACAAGTTGTGGTATTAGGTGCAGGTCCAGCAGGTTATTCAGCTGCTTTTCGTTGTGCAGATTTAGGTTTAGAAACTGTGATTGTTGAACGTTATTCAACACTTGGTGGTGTATGTTTAAACGTAGGTTGTATCCCATCAAAAGCATTACTTCACGTTGCAAAGGTAATTGAAGAAGCAAAACATATTGAGCGTAACGGCATCACATTTGGCGAACCAAAAATTGATTTAGATAAAGTGCGTGAAGGTAAAGAAAACGTTGTTTCTAAATTAACAGGTGGTCTTGCAGGAATGGCAAAAGCACGTAAAGTAACTATTGTTGAAGGTTTAGCTTCTTTTACTGATCCGAATACATTAGTGGCACGTGATCGTAAAGGGAATGCAACAACGGTTAAATTTGATAATGCCATTATTGCAGCAGGTTCTCGTCCAATCCAATTACCTTTTATTCCACACGAAGATCCTCGAGTTTGGGATTCAACGGATGCTCTTAAACTAAAAGAAGTACCAAAACGCCTATTAATAATGGGTGGTGGCATCATTGGTTTAGAAATGGGAACAGTGTATCAATCACTAGGTTCAGAAGTAGATGTAGTAGAAATGTTTGATCAAGTGATCCCTGCAGCAGATAAAGACATCGTGCAAATTTATACCAAACAGGTTGAGAAAAAATTCAAATTAATGCTCGAAACCAAAGTGACAGCGGTTGAGGCAAAAGACGATGGTATTTACGTTACAATGGAAGGTAAAGCCTGTAACGATACAAAACGTTATGATGCTGTATTAGTTGCCATTGGTCGTACACCAAATGGTAAATTAATTGATGCTGGTAAAGCGGGTGTTGAAGTGGATGAACGTGGTTTTATCAATGTAGATAAACAACTACGAACCAACGTACCACATATTTTTGCTATCGGTGATATCGTAGGGCAACCAATGTTAGCACACAAAGGGGTTCACGAAGGTCATGTTGCCGCAGAAGTGATTGCAGGGAAAAAACATTATTTTGATCCTAAAGTTATTCCTTCAATCGCTTATACTGAACCAGAAGTGGCTTGGGTTGGTAAAACTGAGAAAGAGTGTCGTCAAGAAGGCTTAAACTTTGAAGTGGCTAAATTCCCTTGGGCTGCATCAGGTCGTGCGATTGCCTCTGAATGTTCAGAAGGAATGACAAAACTTATCTTTGATAAAGATACCCATCAAGTACTTGGTGGTGCGATTGTTGGTGCTAATGGTGGAGAATTATTAGGCGAAATTGGTCTTGCGATTGAAATGGCGTGTGATGCGGAAGATCTTGCACTTACTATTCACGCACATCCAACGCTACACGAATCAGTTGGATTAGCCGCGGAAGTATTTGAAGGATCAATCACTGACTTACCGAATCCAAAAGCGAAGAAAAAATAA
- a CDS encoding DUF441 domain-containing protein, which translates to MSLQLNAIALLLAILILLGLFSQNTPVTISAAILLIMQQTLLSKYIPDADKYGLKIGIIILTIGVLAPLVSGRIALPPLNEFLNFKMVGAIVVGIVVAWLGGRGIPLMTNNPPLITGLMIGTVLGVAFFGGIPVGPLIAAGILSLVIGKG; encoded by the coding sequence ATGTCCCTACAACTCAATGCCATTGCTCTCCTTTTAGCGATATTAATTCTTCTCGGATTATTTAGCCAAAATACCCCTGTTACCATTTCTGCAGCAATTTTGTTGATTATGCAACAAACCCTACTTTCTAAATATATTCCTGATGCGGATAAATATGGACTAAAAATAGGGATTATTATTTTAACTATCGGCGTGCTAGCCCCTTTGGTTTCAGGTAGGATTGCCTTACCACCACTTAATGAATTTTTAAATTTTAAAATGGTTGGTGCTATTGTTGTGGGTATTGTTGTTGCGTGGCTTGGCGGACGTGGTATTCCATTAATGACCAACAACCCACCTTTGATTACAGGCTTAATGATTGGAACAGTGTTAGGTGTCGCATTCTTTGGTGGTATTCCTGTTGGTCCATTGATTGCGGCTGGGATTTTGTCTTTGGTTATTGGAAAGGGTTGA
- the aceF gene encoding pyruvate dehydrogenase complex dihydrolipoyllysine-residue acetyltransferase, with protein sequence MAKQIQIPDIGGDEVTVTEIMVKVGDTIEVDQSVINVEGDKASMEVPAPEAGVIKEILVKEGDAVTTGTPMLVLESADAAPAPAEEPKAETAAPVATSSAVIDVNVPDIGGDEVTVTEIMVKVGDSVEIDQSILNVEGDKASMEVPAPMAGMVKEILIAEGDMVSTGKLVMRFETSAPAAVEAPAQPQAAPAEAPKQEAAPAPAASSAKNESGLSQDKVEASASFAHATPVIRRLAREFGVNLDNIKGTGRKNRIVKEDLQAYVKNAVQVFENKASGKAGNGVADGSGLGLLPWPKVDFSKFGETEEVELGRIQKISGANLHRNWVMIPHVTQWDKADITTLEAFRKEQNAYLQKTKQDVKITPLVFIMKAAAKALEEFPRFNSSLSEDGQRLTLKKYVNIGIAVDTPNGLVVPVFKNVNNKGILELSREISEISKKAREGKLTASDMQGGCFTISSLGGIGGTHFTPIVNAPEVAILGVSRSEMTPVWNGKDFEPRLMLPLSLSYDHRVIDGADGARFITFLSSVLADLRRLAM encoded by the coding sequence ATGGCAAAACAAATTCAAATTCCAGATATTGGTGGTGATGAAGTTACTGTTACAGAAATAATGGTAAAAGTAGGCGATACCATCGAAGTGGATCAATCAGTAATTAACGTTGAAGGCGATAAAGCATCAATGGAAGTCCCAGCACCAGAAGCGGGTGTTATCAAAGAAATTCTTGTAAAAGAAGGCGATGCAGTAACGACTGGCACACCGATGTTAGTATTGGAATCAGCTGATGCAGCTCCTGCACCAGCAGAAGAACCAAAAGCAGAAACAGCAGCACCAGTGGCAACATCGTCAGCAGTAATTGATGTAAACGTACCTGATATCGGTGGCGATGAAGTAACCGTAACTGAAATTATGGTTAAAGTTGGCGATAGCGTTGAAATCGATCAATCAATCTTAAACGTTGAAGGCGATAAAGCATCAATGGAAGTCCCTGCTCCAATGGCGGGCATGGTAAAAGAAATTTTAATCGCAGAAGGCGATATGGTTTCTACGGGTAAATTAGTAATGCGTTTTGAAACCTCTGCTCCAGCAGCTGTGGAAGCACCAGCTCAACCACAAGCAGCACCAGCAGAAGCACCAAAACAAGAAGCAGCACCTGCACCAGCAGCCTCTTCTGCGAAAAATGAATCTGGTTTAAGCCAAGATAAAGTAGAAGCAAGTGCAAGCTTTGCTCACGCAACACCTGTTATTCGTCGTTTAGCACGTGAGTTTGGCGTAAACTTAGATAACATTAAAGGTACAGGTCGTAAAAACCGTATCGTGAAAGAAGATTTACAAGCTTACGTTAAAAATGCAGTTCAAGTATTTGAAAACAAAGCGTCAGGTAAAGCAGGTAACGGCGTAGCAGACGGTTCAGGCTTAGGCTTATTACCTTGGCCAAAAGTAGATTTCAGCAAATTTGGGGAAACCGAAGAAGTTGAATTAGGTCGTATCCAAAAAATCTCAGGGGCAAACTTACACCGTAACTGGGTAATGATCCCTCACGTAACACAATGGGATAAAGCGGATATCACAACCCTTGAAGCATTCCGTAAAGAGCAAAATGCTTACTTACAAAAAACCAAACAAGACGTGAAAATCACGCCACTTGTATTCATTATGAAAGCTGCCGCAAAAGCGTTAGAAGAATTCCCTCGCTTTAACAGTTCACTTTCAGAAGATGGTCAGCGTTTAACACTTAAAAAATACGTAAATATTGGTATCGCCGTAGATACACCAAACGGCTTAGTGGTACCAGTATTTAAAAATGTGAATAACAAAGGTATTTTGGAGCTTTCTCGTGAAATTTCAGAAATCTCTAAAAAAGCCCGTGAAGGTAAATTAACCGCATCAGATATGCAGGGTGGCTGTTTCACTATTTCATCACTAGGTGGAATTGGTGGTACTCACTTTACTCCAATTGTAAATGCACCAGAAGTGGCGATTTTAGGTGTATCAAGATCTGAAATGACACCAGTATGGAACGGTAAAGATTTTGAACCACGTTTAATGCTACCATTATCATTGTCTTACGATCACCGAGTGATTGACGGTGCAGATGGTGCGAGATTTATTACATTCTTAAGTAGTGTATTGGCAGATTTACGCCGTTTAGCAATGTAG
- a CDS encoding cytochrome-c peroxidase, which produces MKNKKNIFTLLILATSLNSAYALDKQTNALINKDKQVLAKIELGKKLYFDTALSLNGTLSCATCHSPTKGFVDMRTYKNGAIVALGDDGHSKGNRNVPTASYAALSPVFHFDKKQKEWTGGQFWDGRADTLAEQAGGPPLNPVEMNMPNKQAVIERLKAKPFYQKAFTQSYGKDIFDNTEKAYTAMTDAIETFEKSQEFSPFDSKYDRFLKDEYELDVLEDLGMTLFFSNDNVSCSNCHKLFPEGNKQEIFTNFQYRNIGTPKNLELIEMNNLGDNFVDKGLAENTKLKDQPNLKELEGKFKTPTLRNVAVTGPYMHNGVFKHLRTVVEFYDKYNNKERVLNPETGKAWGEPEVPATVDLDDLRAKRMTDRKVEALVAFMKMLTDKRYEPMLEKQDKEEALFWKKKKEQQNKLQLK; this is translated from the coding sequence ATGAAAAATAAAAAAAATATATTCACACTATTGATACTTGCGACATCATTAAATTCAGCTTATGCCTTAGATAAACAGACTAATGCATTGATTAATAAAGATAAGCAAGTACTCGCCAAAATAGAACTGGGAAAAAAACTCTATTTTGATACAGCATTATCCTTAAATGGCACACTTTCCTGTGCAACTTGCCATTCCCCAACTAAAGGCTTTGTTGATATGCGTACCTATAAAAATGGTGCGATTGTGGCATTGGGGGATGACGGACATTCAAAAGGTAACCGCAATGTACCAACGGCAAGTTATGCCGCATTATCCCCAGTTTTCCATTTTGATAAAAAACAAAAAGAATGGACAGGAGGGCAGTTCTGGGACGGACGGGCTGATACCCTTGCTGAACAAGCAGGAGGACCACCACTCAACCCTGTTGAAATGAATATGCCAAATAAACAAGCAGTTATCGAACGATTAAAAGCAAAACCTTTTTATCAAAAAGCCTTTACACAATCTTATGGTAAAGATATTTTTGATAATACAGAGAAAGCGTATACAGCAATGACAGACGCAATTGAAACCTTTGAAAAGAGTCAAGAATTTAGTCCATTTGATTCCAAATATGATCGTTTCTTAAAAGATGAATATGAACTGGATGTATTGGAAGACTTAGGTATGACGCTATTCTTCTCAAATGATAACGTCAGTTGTTCAAACTGCCATAAACTTTTTCCAGAAGGAAATAAACAAGAAATTTTTACGAATTTCCAATATCGCAATATCGGAACACCTAAAAATCTTGAGTTAATTGAAATGAATAATTTAGGTGATAACTTTGTTGATAAAGGCTTAGCAGAGAATACCAAACTAAAAGATCAACCAAATCTAAAAGAACTGGAAGGCAAGTTTAAAACCCCAACATTACGAAATGTTGCCGTTACAGGACCTTATATGCACAATGGTGTCTTTAAGCATCTCAGAACAGTGGTTGAATTTTATGATAAATACAATAACAAAGAGCGTGTCTTAAATCCTGAAACAGGTAAAGCGTGGGGAGAACCAGAAGTGCCAGCAACAGTAGATCTAGATGATCTTAGAGCAAAACGAATGACCGACCGCAAAGTAGAAGCTCTAGTTGCCTTTATGAAAATGCTTACAGATAAACGCTACGAACCAATGCTAGAAAAACAAGATAAAGAAGAAGCGTTATTTTGGAAGAAAAAGAAAGAACAACAAAATAAATTGCAGCTAAAATAG